A single Lolium perenne isolate Kyuss_39 chromosome 6, Kyuss_2.0, whole genome shotgun sequence DNA region contains:
- the LOC127305822 gene encoding uncharacterized protein, which yields MATKLKDVFGQILGKRGEAVRELNVSMRAKGNMTQRQDTMLRACSIFTNMSYTVATSLVGFTTSFAAAQVHKIVGGQPVPRLLRLGVSAGAGLIAGQMVYYRSLHTCTLYLLNKGDERLKTELSTIILTKHSDEKSSVEAVRRHFYAEELYTDQHKLEFRWIPRNMYIDGTYVERQETEANNSADKAKTISAETTVKNTSFGNLMDDPLACILGFPDNNMENQDDSTPKRTTTILRRRDSRARRRRHRHHHQHATL from the exons ATGGCGACGAAGCTGAAGGACGTCTTCGGGCAGATACTGGGCAAG AGGGGGGAGGCGGTCCGGGAGCTGAATGTCTCCATGCGGGCCAAG GGGAACATGACCCAACGGCAGGACACGATGCTCCGGGCCTGCTCGATCTTCACCAACATGAGCTACACCGTGGCCACTTCGCTGGTCGGCTTCACTACATCGTTTGCTGCCGCTCAAG TACATAAAATTGTTGGAGGTCAACCTGTGCCTCGACTATTAAGGCTTGGAGTGAGTGCTG GTGCTGGTTTGATTGCAGGGCAGATGGTGTACTATAGATCGTTGCATACATGTACTTTATACTTATTGAACAAAGGAGATGAACGGTTGAAAACAGAGCTATCTACTAT AATACTTACTAAGCATAGTGATGAGAAATCATCGGTTGAAGCAGTACGGAGGCATTTTTATGCCGAGGAGCTCTACACTGATCAGCATAAACTAGAGTTCAGGTGGATCCCACGTAACATGTATATTGACGGCACCTATGTGGAAAGGCAGGAGACTGAAGCAAACAACTCGGCAGATAAGGCCAAAACAATATCTGCCGAGACGACGGTAAAAAAC ACATCATTTGGGAATCTCATGGATGACCCACTGGCCTGTATACTGGGTTTTCCAGACAACAACATGGAGAATCAGGATGATAGTACCCCTAAGCGCACAACTACTATACTCAGGAGAAGGGACTCacgagctcggaggagaagacatcgacatcatcaccagcatgcaaCATTGTGA